A DNA window from Patagioenas fasciata isolate bPatFas1 chromosome 1, bPatFas1.hap1, whole genome shotgun sequence contains the following coding sequences:
- the LOC136103654 gene encoding histone H2A, orphon-like, with translation MGTYLWEQAASSMSGEQEVCTVSEQEREPEATCSEEPSKGSEAKVKKSHSSRSSRAGLLFPVSRVDRQLRRGHFAERLGARAPVYLAAVLQCVTHKTMDEAAKISKEKKQQRISPLHLKMAMQRSSVLRKLMRGSMRRQCGKAGPQSQRLAARSGKKTTKSTKRCLRQRAAPAPATAVVN, from the coding sequence ATGGGGACATACCTGTGGGAGCAAGCTGCGAGCAGTATGTCCGGAGAACAGGAGGTCTGCacagtgtctgagcaggagagggaGCCTGAAGCAACATGTTCTGAGGAGCCCTCCAAAGGCAGTGAAGCCAAGGTCAAAAAGAGTCACTCCTCACGGTCCTCCCGGGCTGGGCTGCTCTTCCCTGTGAGCCGTGTAGACAGGCAACTGCGCAGAGGCCACTTTGCTGAGCGCCTTGGAGCCAGGGCCCCCGTCTATCTGGCTGCAGTGCTGCAGTGTGTGACACACAAGACCATGGACGAGGCTGCAAAGAtttcaaaggagaaaaagcagcagcgCATTTCTCCATTGCACTTGAAGATGGCAATGCAAAGGAGCTCTGTGCTCAGGAAGCTCATGCGAGGCAGCATGCGCAGGCAGTGTGGCAAGGCTGGCCCCCAAAGCCAGCGCCTGGCCGCGCGCTCTGGAAAGAAGACAACCAAGAGTACAAAGAGGTGCCTCAGGCAAAGGGCTGCACCTGCCCCTGCCACTGCTGTCGTCAACTGA